One bacterium genomic region harbors:
- a CDS encoding exo-alpha-sialidase, which translates to MKSKLNLILGLFFLFCFCLFSTSVFSQTDNSERAQSIKEGLREQYTDNDYQLFLANEKSEKKSDDIQIIYSPAAADALVNNNNGLTSTGNFTQSETSIVAFGSNVLIGFNDSGSNSGGASKFTGFSYSTDGGVSFVDGGTLPNNSGGDAGDPVLARNETTGRIYFSTLGYNVSTIQIFRSDDGGLTWAAPINGTPGGSSEDKQWIAVDNFAGPGNGNVYLISRRFGGTPGIYLFRSTDNGNTFVPSGGVNIFSGGQGAFVAVGPDHTVYAFYYNGTNSIQVRKSSDYGATFSAAVTVVSGLVGGVNGDLGLVGIRQGTSTASSFRSNEFPHAAINPVSGDIYVTFANDGTGSDKADVFMVSSTNGGTSWSSAVKVNDDATTTDQWMPTIAVNPGGSKLGIFYYSRQEDTANNLFKYYGRLADISGSTVTFEPGFAISDVGSLPEFGRDNVINSVYMGDYNHAFATSSDFHVIWSDNRDDLPGGAPRKDPNVYYDKIPIGPPCPITASSNPSPANGATELSLTGNSLSWTNGSGAMQIEIWFGPQGSMAMVYDGALINSYSLATFEPLTYGTTYQWRIVGKNGTCSVSGPTWSFTTMDDPSIVIDNVFCDAFESGLGGWTITNDGGSSSCVWQIRIAPFPNTYTLPITSTGGIIAADVDECGSGSTLLSTATINQSFDLTLYTEMVWIEFDNDWNIYDTQDEAHVEVSTNGGSTWVGVWDQIGADIRNTHEVIDITSIAAGQSNVKFRLRSVQPGWDWWWVLDNFCVYGMYLQQSTFQLSVNVSNGWNMVSIPGLHPVDQNVGTWWAYRVAGSQVFKYQGGYTQVATAIPGEDTG; encoded by the coding sequence ATGAAAAGTAAATTGAATCTGATATTGGGTTTGTTCTTTTTGTTCTGTTTTTGCTTATTCAGTACATCAGTTTTTTCACAAACTGATAATAGCGAGCGAGCTCAATCCATTAAAGAAGGATTGCGTGAACAATATACGGATAACGATTATCAATTATTTTTAGCAAACGAGAAGAGTGAAAAAAAATCAGATGATATTCAGATAATTTATTCTCCGGCTGCTGCTGATGCATTAGTGAACAATAATAATGGTTTGACCAGTACCGGAAATTTTACTCAAAGTGAAACTTCCATTGTGGCATTTGGCAGTAATGTTCTTATTGGTTTCAATGATTCCGGTTCAAATTCAGGTGGTGCAAGTAAATTTACTGGTTTTTCTTACTCGACAGATGGAGGAGTTTCATTTGTTGATGGCGGTACATTACCTAACAATTCTGGTGGAGATGCTGGTGATCCCGTACTGGCAAGAAATGAAACTACAGGTAGAATTTATTTCTCAACACTTGGTTACAATGTTTCAACAATCCAGATATTCCGTTCAGATGACGGCGGCTTAACGTGGGCAGCACCAATAAATGGTACACCTGGTGGTTCTTCAGAAGATAAGCAATGGATTGCAGTGGATAATTTTGCAGGTCCCGGAAATGGAAATGTTTATCTGATTTCCAGACGTTTCGGTGGTACACCTGGTATTTATTTGTTCAGATCAACAGATAATGGAAATACATTTGTTCCATCGGGCGGTGTAAATATCTTTTCCGGAGGTCAAGGTGCATTTGTTGCAGTCGGGCCGGATCATACCGTTTATGCTTTTTATTATAATGGCACAAATTCAATTCAGGTAAGAAAATCTTCTGATTATGGCGCAACTTTCAGTGCAGCAGTCACGGTAGTCAGCGGATTAGTTGGTGGTGTAAATGGTGATCTTGGTCTTGTTGGAATCAGACAGGGAACAAGCACTGCTTCCTCATTTCGTAGTAATGAATTTCCACACGCAGCAATAAATCCGGTTAGCGGCGATATTTATGTTACCTTCGCTAATGACGGCACTGGTAGTGATAAAGCTGATGTTTTTATGGTTTCATCTACCAATGGTGGAACGTCCTGGTCTTCAGCAGTTAAAGTAAACGATGATGCAACAACAACCGATCAATGGATGCCAACGATAGCTGTTAATCCCGGTGGAAGTAAACTTGGTATTTTTTACTACAGCCGTCAGGAAGATACAGCGAATAATCTTTTTAAATATTATGGCCGATTGGCTGATATTTCCGGTTCTACTGTAACATTTGAACCTGGATTTGCAATCAGTGATGTAGGTTCTTTACCTGAGTTCGGCCGTGACAATGTAATTAACTCTGTTTATATGGGCGATTATAATCATGCCTTTGCAACGTCATCAGATTTTCACGTTATTTGGTCAGACAATAGAGATGATCTTCCGGGAGGTGCACCTCGAAAAGATCCAAACGTTTACTATGATAAAATTCCTATTGGTCCTCCCTGTCCGATTACTGCATCATCTAATCCAAGTCCTGCAAATGGAGCAACAGAACTTTCATTAACTGGAAATTCTCTCTCTTGGACGAATGGATCTGGAGCGATGCAAATTGAAATATGGTTTGGCCCTCAGGGAAGTATGGCTATGGTTTATGATGGTGCACTAATTAATTCATATTCATTAGCCACGTTTGAACCATTAACATACGGTACCACTTACCAATGGAGAATTGTTGGAAAGAATGGAACTTGTAGTGTAAGTGGACCTACATGGTCTTTTACAACTATGGATGATCCGAGTATCGTTATAGATAATGTTTTCTGTGACGCCTTCGAAAGTGGACTTGGAGGTTGGACTATTACGAATGATGGTGGTAGTTCAAGTTGTGTATGGCAAATCAGGATAGCACCTTTCCCGAATACTTATACATTACCAATAACTTCGACTGGTGGAATTATTGCTGCGGATGTTGATGAATGTGGCAGCGGATCAACTCTGCTATCCACAGCTACCATTAATCAATCATTTGATTTGACATTATACACCGAAATGGTATGGATTGAGTTTGATAATGATTGGAACATTTATGATACACAGGATGAAGCACACGTTGAGGTGAGTACTAACGGAGGTTCAACCTGGGTCGGGGTTTGGGATCAGATAGGTGCTGATATTCGTAATACTCATGAAGTAATCGATATTACCAGTATAGCTGCCGGCCAATCAAATGTAAAATTCAGATTGAGGTCTGTTCAACCCGGATGGGACTGGTGGTGGGTATTAGATAACTTCTGTGTCTATGGAATGTATTTACAGCAGTCTACATTCCAGTTATCAGTAAATGTTAGCAATGGCTGGAATATGGTATCGATACCTGGATTGCATCCAGTAGATCAGAATGTAGGTACGTGGTGGGCATATAGAGTAGCAGGCTCACAGGTATTCAAGTATCAAGGTGGATACACTCAAGTAGCAACAGCAATCCCGGGAGAGGATACTGGATGA
- a CDS encoding T9SS type A sorting domain-containing protein, with product MKQDGARLYNTGDEWPSGGIQIVPHAPLAGNSGWNMIGGYELSVTAANVTTVPGGLQSGPIFKYSGGYTAATTIDPGFGYWIKLTGAGQIIIPETMAKESRPVEYFAEDWGRIILTDAEGVSYTLYAVKGEVDLSQYELPPAPPAGMYDFRFTSGRIAEDINSAVQTIEMSGVVYPLTVKVEGMDIRLMDESGKMLNTNLKSGEDVVISDATIQKLKVSGELLPTVYSLEQNYPNPFNPSTVIEFSLPEDVASVKLSIYNALGEKVAELVNTSLQAGRYQYQWNAGSVATGMYIYELRTENFVSVKKMLLVK from the coding sequence ATGAAACAAGATGGAGCGAGACTGTATAACACAGGAGACGAATGGCCATCAGGAGGAATACAGATAGTACCACACGCACCACTAGCAGGAAATTCAGGCTGGAATATGATAGGTGGATATGAGCTAAGTGTAACAGCAGCCAACGTAACCACAGTTCCAGGTGGATTGCAGAGTGGACCAATCTTCAAGTATTCAGGCGGATACACCGCAGCTACGACAATAGATCCTGGATTTGGCTACTGGATAAAGTTGACAGGCGCGGGACAGATAATCATACCGGAGACTATGGCAAAGGAAAGCAGGCCAGTAGAATACTTTGCTGAGGACTGGGGAAGAATAATACTGACAGATGCAGAAGGAGTAAGCTACACATTGTATGCAGTAAAGGGAGAAGTAGACCTAAGTCAGTATGAATTACCACCGGCACCACCGGCAGGAATGTATGATTTCAGGTTCACGAGTGGAAGGATAGCAGAAGACATAAACAGTGCAGTGCAGACGATAGAGATGAGCGGGGTAGTATATCCATTGACAGTAAAGGTGGAGGGAATGGATATCAGGCTGATGGATGAAAGTGGAAAGATGTTGAACACAAATCTGAAATCAGGTGAAGATGTAGTGATCAGTGATGCAACAATACAGAAGCTGAAGGTAAGCGGAGAGTTGCTGCCGACAGTATATTCATTAGAGCAGAACTATCCGAATCCATTCAACCCAAGCACAGTGATAGAGTTCTCATTGCCGGAAGATGTGGCAAGTGTAAAACTCTCGATCTACAACGCATTGGGCGAAAAGGTAGCAGAGTTGGTTAACACATCACTGCAGGCAGGAAGATATCAATACCAGTGGAATGCAGGAAGTGTCGCAACCGGAATGTATATCTATGAATTGAGAACAGAAAATTTTGTGTCAGTTAAAAAAATGCTTCTTGTTAAATAG
- a CDS encoding VCBS repeat-containing protein: protein MKNYISIFSSFIFLINIHSQVPYSQNPDWSSTDVSSVSTGGSFEDINQDGWLDFVVANGNDISRQKLVVYNNTGAGSFPTTPNWQATDIDYHGHLDVGDINGDGWPDVAVSVYIGPTGFTSPGKVKLYLNNNGTLSSNPNWVSADQFYTFSCAFGDADGDGDLDLAVACGESYYNNPGQLRIYYNTNGTLETLPSWKSQSSFYSYDVDWADFDRDGDLDLVCAGESNPNYIFANNGTTISATPTWQSTDASQYANSLFVGDVNNDGFLDLAISDNSQLGGTGKFKIYLNHNGTLSTTPFWSSSWSGYGSGIMLADIDNDDDKDLLTGGWWQPVRIYLNTNGSFNTNPEYTSTSTSVVEAIVCGDIDKDATVDYEDTFISTGAKKLFYLSKTPVQEIIRVSVGANILQADQYCYDIENGWVMLASQPAAGVEVKIKSTYSSNIDVGITNWDQNKGNYLFFNTNPPVSFQLTVAVSSGWNLLSIPGNHPDGNTPDNWWPYRDTLTNVFRYNNGYQVVDTLEVGVGYWVKHSGGRIYNTGDEWPASGILIVPHYPINGVAGWNLFGGYEIAVSAANVTTNPPGLQSGPIYKYSGGYSVAITINPGYGYFMKLTGAGQIIIPETLETLGE, encoded by the coding sequence ATGAAAAATTACATCTCAATATTCTCTTCATTTATTTTTTTGATAAATATTCATTCACAGGTTCCATATTCTCAAAATCCTGATTGGAGTTCAACAGATGTGAGCAGTGTGTCAACCGGCGGTTCATTTGAAGATATTAATCAGGATGGCTGGCTTGATTTTGTTGTTGCAAACGGCAATGATATTTCCAGACAAAAGCTTGTAGTGTATAATAATACTGGTGCGGGAAGTTTTCCCACTACACCAAATTGGCAGGCAACGGATATTGATTATCATGGGCATCTTGATGTTGGCGATATTAATGGAGACGGTTGGCCGGATGTTGCTGTTTCTGTTTATATCGGTCCGACAGGATTCACTTCACCGGGAAAAGTTAAACTCTATTTAAATAATAATGGAACGCTTTCTTCAAATCCAAACTGGGTATCTGCCGATCAATTTTATACTTTCAGTTGTGCTTTCGGTGACGCAGATGGTGATGGTGATCTCGATCTTGCAGTTGCTTGTGGTGAATCATATTACAACAATCCCGGTCAACTGAGAATTTATTATAACACTAATGGAACGTTGGAAACTTTGCCTTCATGGAAAAGTCAAAGTTCCTTTTACAGTTATGATGTTGATTGGGCAGATTTTGACAGAGATGGTGATTTAGATTTGGTATGTGCTGGTGAAAGTAATCCGAATTATATCTTTGCGAATAATGGTACTACAATTAGTGCGACTCCTACTTGGCAATCAACGGATGCAAGTCAGTATGCAAATTCTTTATTCGTTGGTGATGTGAATAATGATGGGTTTCTTGACCTGGCGATTTCCGATAACAGTCAACTCGGTGGAACCGGAAAATTTAAAATCTATTTAAATCATAATGGAACATTAAGTACAACACCTTTTTGGTCATCATCGTGGTCTGGTTATGGATCCGGGATTATGCTGGCAGATATTGATAATGATGATGACAAAGATTTGCTTACAGGTGGATGGTGGCAGCCAGTTAGAATTTATTTGAATACTAACGGATCTTTTAACACAAATCCTGAATATACTTCAACAAGTACGAGTGTAGTTGAAGCAATTGTCTGTGGTGATATTGATAAAGATGCAACAGTGGATTATGAGGACACATTTATAAGCACCGGAGCTAAGAAATTATTTTATCTTTCTAAAACCCCGGTTCAGGAAATAATAAGAGTTTCTGTAGGAGCAAACATTCTTCAGGCAGATCAATATTGTTATGATATAGAGAACGGCTGGGTTATGCTTGCATCACAACCTGCTGCTGGTGTTGAGGTAAAAATTAAATCTACTTATTCAAGTAATATAGATGTGGGCATCACAAACTGGGATCAGAATAAAGGTAATTATCTTTTCTTCAATACAAATCCACCAGTAAGTTTTCAGCTGACTGTGGCTGTTTCTAGTGGCTGGAATTTATTGTCCATACCAGGTAATCATCCGGATGGAAATACTCCTGATAATTGGTGGCCTTATAGAGATACTTTAACAAATGTGTTTCGCTATAATAATGGCTACCAGGTTGTAGATACTCTCGAGGTAGGAGTTGGGTACTGGGTGAAACATTCAGGAGGTAGAATTTATAATACTGGTGATGAATGGCCTGCAAGCGGAATATTGATTGTTCCTCACTATCCAATTAATGGAGTGGCAGGTTGGAACCTTTTCGGAGGATATGAAATAGCTGTATCGGCAGCAAACGTAACTACTAATCCTCCAGGCTTACAGAGCGGACCAATCTACAAGTATTCTGGCGGATATTCAGTGGCTATAACAATTAATCCTGGGTACGGATATTTCATGAAGCTAACTGGTGCCGGGCAGATAATAATCCCAGAAACATTAGAGACACTGGGAGAGTAG